CAGCCCTAGCTCGTCACTCCATCGCCATCCTTGGCCATTGGGGACGATCGCTTCATAACCCTGTTGCCCTAGCCGGAATCCTTCAAACTCCAGACTCTCTGGCGAAAACCAGAAGTATTCCCTGGTCTTGAATCGGTCTTGATAGAGGCTCTTTTTCAGGCCGCGATCATTCTGAGCAGTGGAGTCTGAGAGCAGTTCAATAATCAAGTCAGGATAGCGTCCCTCTTCTTCCCACACGAC
The nucleotide sequence above comes from Cyanobacteriota bacterium. Encoded proteins:
- a CDS encoding Uma2 family endonuclease; its protein translation is VVWEEEGRYPDLIIELLSDSTAQNDRGLKKSLYQDRFKTREYFWFSPESLEFEGFRLGQQGYEAIVPNGQGWRWSDELGLYLGIHDHKLRYFQPTGELVPTPEEDALQQYQRAEQEAQRAEQEAQRAEQEAQRAEQEAQRAERLAAYLRAQGINPDEI